A region from the Lolium perenne isolate Kyuss_39 chromosome 4, Kyuss_2.0, whole genome shotgun sequence genome encodes:
- the LOC139830531 gene encoding uncharacterized protein: protein MSDGSAPPGGYFIGRPANTDEHSEPPPPAAEPAPAVNLPNDYFVGRPGNHQAEKPAPKPEPGFLAKCFPCLAPGDKAIS, encoded by the exons ATGAGCGACGGCAGTGCTCCTCCTGGAG GCTACTTCATCGGCCGTCCAGCCAACACCGACGAACACAGCgaaccgccgccgcccgccgctgaACCTGCTCCAGCCGTGAACCTACCTAATG ATTACTTCGTCGGCCGCCCGGGGAACCATCAGGCGGAGAAGCCAGCGCCAAAGCCGGAACCCGGCTTCTTGGCCAAATG CTTCCCATGCCTCGCCCCCGGCGACAAAGCTATCAGCTAG